The Rana temporaria chromosome 4, aRanTem1.1, whole genome shotgun sequence genome contains a region encoding:
- the COMMD2 gene encoding COMM domain-containing protein 2, translated as MLLVLSDEHREHLRILTQVESAVVGEFGRIAIEFLRKGSNPKVYEGAARKLEVSSSTIQQAVEGLTYLLTESSKLMVSEIDFQDSVLVLGFSEELNKVLIQLYLDNRKEIRQILSELEPDLPHYHNLEWRLDVQLASRSLRHQVKPTMIMKLHLKQNDDVNTSVLQTDPATLIHIIQELEQALAEMKTNHCRRIVRNIK; from the exons ATGCTGCTCGTTCTGAGTGACGAGCACCGCGAACACCTGCGGATCCTCACACAGGTGGAGAGTGCGG TTGTTGGAGAGTTTGGCAGAATTGCTATTGAATTTTTACGGAAGGGTTCCAATCCAAAAGTGTATGAAGGCGCTGCAA GGAAGTTAGAGGTCAGTAGTAGCACCATTCAGCAGGCTGTAGAGGGGCTGACTTACCTTCTCACGGAGAGCTCCAAGCTTATG GTCTCCGAAATAGATTTTCAAGATTCTGTGCTGGTCCTGGGATTCTCAGAAGAATTGAATAAAGTTCTTATCCAGCTATATCTAGATAATAGGAAAGAGATCCGCCAAATTCTGAGTGAGCTGGAACCAGATTTACCACATTACCACAACCTGGAGTGGCGACTGGATGTTCAG CTTGCCAGCAGAAGTCTAAGGCATCAAGTAAAACCCACCATGATAATGAAACTCCATCTGAAGCAGAACGACGATGTCAACACCAGTGTATTACAGACAGACCCCGCCACACTAATCCACATCATCCAGGAACTGGAGCAAGCTCTCGCAGAGATGAAGACCAACCACTGTCGCAGAATTGTGCGCAACATTAAATAA